Proteins from one Impatiens glandulifera chromosome 2, dImpGla2.1, whole genome shotgun sequence genomic window:
- the LOC124925230 gene encoding serine carboxypeptidase-like — translation MSSSLRVNNSPSAEAQRLIRSFNLFPASSGGGPSSGRLPDVVVLSSSLVEKRFSLPVPGPSIRNLGHYSGYYRLPHSIDARMFYLFFESRKNKHNDPVVIWLSGGPGASCLVSMFYENGPYRITTTNNNNNSLIWNDFGWDQVSNLIYVDQPIGTGFSFSSHNSDIRNDQEDVSNDLYDFLQAFFAEHPQYLRNDFYLTGTSYAGHYIPVLASRIHNGNRNGDGAPINLKGFAIGNAFTDSAIQFKSMPEYAKGLNLITEHQAKRISRLIPACQRDSAKCNAGGGGDSCLDAYSSCHSIFSHIMEINDDRNYFDIRKRSASNDYDFSYMEHLINERSVKEALGVGNISFVSMSQNVYNALLKDFSRNHAVRIPPLLEDGIKVLIYAGEYDLVCNWLGNLWWVMEMKWSGQRQFKGTSIALYNVDGYLKGELIKYGPLSFLKVLDSGHMVGMDQPKVALEMLERWIKGTL, via the exons ATGTCTTCTTCTTTGCGGGTTAATAATTCGCCAAGTGCGGAAGCGCAGAGGCTTATCCGCAGTTTTAACTTGTTTCCGGCCAGTTCCGGCGGCGGCCCTTCTTCCGGCCGATTACCCGATGTAGTAGTATTGTCGTCCTCATTGGTCGAAAAGCGATTCAGTCTCCCAGTCCCTGGTCCTTCGATTCGGAATTTGGGTCATTATTCCGGCTATTATCGACTTCCTCACTCTATAGATGCAAG GATGTTTTACTTATTCTTTGAGTCGAGAAAGAATAAGCACAATGACCCAGTTGTGATATGGTTGTCCGGAGGACCCGGAGCTAGCTGTTTAGTATCTATGTTTTATGAAAACGGTCCTTACCGTATAACAACaaccaacaacaataataattctCTTATCTGGAATGACTTTGGTTGGGACCAGGTCTCCAACTTGATCTATGTGGACCAGCCCATCGGCACCGGTTTCAGCTTTAGTTCCCATAACTCTGATATTCGTAATGATCAAGAGGATGTTAGCAATGACTTGTATGACTTCTTGCAG gCATTCTTCGCTGAACATCCTCAATATTTGAGGAACGATTTCTACCTAACCGGAACATCATATGCCGGCCACTATATCCCTGTCTTAGCCTCTCGGATTCACAATGGAAACAGAAACGGAGATGGAGCTCCCATTAACCTTAAG gGTTTTGCTATTGGAAATGCATTCACAGACTCTGCAATTCAATTCAAGTCAATGCCAGAATATGCTAAAGGTTTGAATTTGATCACAGAACATCAAGCCAAAAGAATCTCCAGATTGATACCAGCCTGCCAGAGAGACTCAGCTAAATgca atgcaggaggaggaggagatagCTGTTTAGATGCGTATTCTTCCTGTCATTCCATATTCAGTCATATAATGGAAATAAATGATGATAGGAAT TATTTCGATATTCGAAAGAGATCTGCGAGTAACGACTATGATTTCTCGTATATGGAACACCTAATAAATGAGAGATCGGTTAAAGAAGCCCTTGGAGTTGGGAATATTAGTTTTGTTTCTATGAGCCAAAATGTTTATAATGCACTTCTTAAGGATTTTTCGAGGAATCATGCCGTGAGAATTCCTCCGCTTCTTGAAGATGGAATTAAAGTCTTAATATATGCAGGAGAATATGATCTCGTCTGCAATTGGTTAG GGAACTTGTGGTGGGTTATGGAGATGAAATGGTCGGGTCAGAGACAATTCAAAGGGACTTCCATAGCTTTGTATAATGTGGACGGTTATTTGAAGGGAGAACTTATAAAATATGGACCTCTATCATTCCTTAAG GTTCTTGACTCTGGACATATGGTTGGTATGGATCAACCGAAAGTGGCATTGGAAATGCTGGAAAGATGGATAAAAGGGACTCTTTGA